In the genome of Acidobacteriota bacterium, the window GGTCGCCAAGAAGCCGCTGCTCGAACGCACCGAGGAGATCGATCCCCTCCACAAGCTCAATCGCACGCTCCGGTATCACTACCGGAAAAAGCGGCGGCACTACGGCGTGGACCATCCGGCGTTTTACGATCGTGACTTGCGCCGGCTGTTCTCGGACGGGCCCGAGCACGCCAGCCGGATCACCGCGGCCCAGTTCCTCAGCCGCATCCGCCGGCCGGTGCGCAAGATCGTCGCCGACTGGACCGGCATTTACCAATACACCATCGACAAGGTGCTCGAAGACATCATCAAGCGATGCCGCGAGCTGAAACTCCGCCTCGCCGTGCCCGAAGAACAGGCGCGGCAGGAATTCACGGTGCTGCTGACCGTGCAGGTGATGAACTACTTGCACAGCGGCCGCCATCGGGTAGCCCTTTGAAACCACAGCGCGTCTTGACTCTCGTCCACAAAGGCCTCGAACCGCCCGATGAGGCGCCCGACCAGGCCACCGCCTCGACCGCCTCCTGGCGCATGGAATACGACGTCGTCCGCACGCTGAAAGTGCTGGGCCACGAGGTGCGCGTCATTGGCGTGCACGACGACCTCACGCCCATTCGCGCGACGATGGACGACTTCAAGCCGACCATCACGTTCAACCTGATGGAGGCGTTTGACGATGTGGTGGTGTTCGACCAGAACGTGGTCAGCTACCTCGAGCTGCTGAAGGTGCCGTATACCGGATGCAACCCGCGCGGGCTCACGCTGTCGCGCGACAAGGGCCTGGCCAAGAAGTTGATGGCGTATCACCGCATCCCGGTGCCCGACTTTTTGGTCGTGCCACTCGGCAACAAGGTGAAGCTGCCCAAGCGCCTGCAGTTCCCGCTGATCGTGAAGTCGCTGACCTACGAGTCATCGACCGGCATCTCGCAGGCGTCGGTGGTCGAGAACGAGGAGCAGCTGATCAAGCGCGTCCAGTTCATCCACGACACCATCATGACCCCCGCCATCGTCGAACAGTTCATCGACGGCCGCGAGCTCTACGTCGGGGTGATCGGGAACGATCGCCTGCAGACGTTTCCGGTGTGGGAGATGTCGTTCTCGAAGATGCCGGAGAACAACTGGAAAATCGCGACCGAGCGCGTGAAGTGGAGCGTTAAGTACCAGAAGAAGCACGGCATCGACACGGCCGTGGCGACGCTGCCAGACGACGTCTCTGCCAAGGTGCAGCATCTGGCCAAGCGCGTCTACCGCGCACTCGACTTGTCAGGCTACGCGCGCATTGACATGCGCCTGAAGGCGAATGGCGAGCTGTCGGTGATCGAAGCCAACCCGAACCCGCAGCTGGCGCACGGCGAAGACTTCGCCGAGTCGGCTCAGCGGGCCGGCGTGACCTACGCCAAGTTGATCGAGCGGATCATCGGCCTCGGTTTGCAGTGGCAACCGTCGCGAATGGCCTGATCAGGGATCGGGGATCGGGGATCAGCCTGACCGCAGGGTGACCGGGGCCTGACCCCCGCAGGGTGACCGGGGCCTGACCCCCATTTTCACCAAATGGTGGATTGGGGTCAGCCCTCAACCAGCCCTGTTCGCGGAAACAGGCCGCATTTCGATTAACTTGGCTGCTGTTGACTGTCCCCAATCCACAAATTTGTGAAAATGGGGGTCAGGCACCCACCAGGCGCTTGAATTCCGGGAGGGGGGCCAGTTTTGCGAACATCGGGTCGGTGGCCGCCTGCTGCTGCCACTGCTTCGGCTGGCGGCGGATCGCCTGGCCCAGATAGTCGAGCGCCTGCTTCGTGTCCCCCGCCTGCGCGTGGCGCTGCGCCAGTGCGTACATCAGCTGCTCGCTGCGCGGGTTGATGTCGAGCGCCTTGCGCTGTTCGACAATCGCCTCCGCAAACTTCCCCGCCTTCGCCAGTTCCGCCGACTGGGCCGTTAACCGATTCGGCACGCCCGTCGTCATCTGCAGCAACCGCCGCAATTCCTTGAACGGCTCCTCGTGATCGTCGACGCGGATGTCGACGATGCGCTCGACGGTGGAGTCGGAGTTGGGCGGCAGGGGCCGCACCACGAGAATGCCGGCCGACTGCATGCCGCGGGTGTCGCCACCCTTCGCCTGCCCCGCATCGAGCGCGTCCATCAACCGCTCGGCCATCGACCTCTTGCCCGATTGGTACGCCGCCGCCATCGCCTTGACCACCTCTTCGCTCGCCAGCGTGTTGCCCTGCGCCGAGAAGTTCGGCCCGGCGGCGAAGCCCGCGAAGCCGCCCAGGTGCACGAGGTCTTTCGGATCGTTGTTGCGATCGAGCACGCGCTTGCCGGTGTAGACCGCCGAGCGGCCCTTGGTATCGATCACCGCCACCTGGCGCGAGTCGCGGCCAGGATCCTCGTCGGTGATGCGCTTCACCACCTCGGCCGGCGACAGCCCCTGCTCGAGCAGGGCGATTGCCTTGGGGCCGTATTGACGGTTGGCCGACGCCTGTGTAGCCACGGCGCCCACCCCGGGTTTCGCGTACGGCACGGCGGCGCCCGCCCCAAACGCCCGCGACTGGACCCCGACGCCTAACTCGTGGGTCGCCGGATCAAAGGCAATGATCGAGAACGTACCGAACCACGGGTCCCCGGCCGTCGCGGCAGGTGGAACGTCCTGTTCAGAGTAGCCTCCGGCTTCTTGACCGCCGTAGCCTTGGCGAAGGTGGTTAGCCGGAGCGTGGGTGACGACGGCCAACAGCAGGGCAGCGATGAGAATTCGTGACATGGCGGCCACAGTGTAACGAACAACGAGGGCCGAATGTCGCTGATGAAACCAGCGCGCCGACGCCCGCTAACTCGCTGAAGTCGGTCCCGGCGTGGGGTCGGCTCCGCCAACCAGCAACCGCTTCAACTTGGCGACGTCGCCGACGAACTCGATGACGCCGCACTCGCGGCACATCATCGCCTTGGTCATGACATCGCCGGTCTGCAGGGTGAAGAACTTCGAGTCCTGCGGACGAAACGCCATCCGCCCCGGCCCGTAGACCGCTCCACCGGCAACCAGTTCACCGCGACACCGAGGACAGTTCAATGGTGGCATCCGGACATTGTGCACCAAGAGCCACCGTGTCGCTTCGAGTTGCGCCATACTGTGCACTTATGGCCACGCTCGATCCGGCTGATCGCCCCGTCGATCCGTCCTGCCCAACCTGCCAGGGCACCCTCGCCTATGTCGACACAGAAGTGTCGTCCGGCTCGTTTCGGCCCCAGGCCGCGTCGATGGCGCAAATTCCGGTTCACTTCTACGATTGCCCTGCCTGCAAGACGTGCTGGAAGCTCGGCACGCAGCTGCTACCCGATCCGATCCGGCAGATCCTGCGAGGCTAGCGGCGCGACTACGCTGGCGTCCGATCCATCGCCTGCAATGCCTGCACGCCGGTCCGCATGCCGAGCAGCCAGACAGCAATGCTGAGGAGGGCGGCCGAGGCGAAGCACGCGTAGAACAGGACTTGCTGCATTTCGGTCAACGGTCGGTTGCGCACTTGGCTGAACAGGTACACGCTCGACGGCCAGCCAAGCAGCCCAATCATCACCAGGATGAACAGCACCGCCACGATCATGAAGGCGACGCCGCCGTACGACCCGGCCACCTGGCTGGGATTGTCGGCGGCAAACCGCGGGTAGCGCGCGCCGAGGCCGGTGGCCAGCCCGACCAGCGCGAACGACATGAAGACGATGGCGACGGCCGACATCTGCTTCAGGAACGGATCGACCCCGAGCAGTTCGTTGCCGGCGACGATCAGGATCTCCGACAGCACCAGCACCGGCACCAGGCCCGACCAGAACTTCGACCACAAGAAGTCGCGCAGCGAGATCGGGGCGGTGCGAATAATCCAGAATGCGGCGCCTTCAGCCGACACCGCCGGGAACACGAACCGCACCGCCACCGTCGCCATCACGAACGCCGCCATGGCCAGGTTGAGGAACGCGTACAGGTTCTTCACGACGCCGCTCATGTACGGCAGGCGATCCAGGTCGAGCACGCGGAAGTTGTAGAGGTACACCAGCATCAGCGCCACCAGCAGCAGCAACTGCGACCACTGGCTGACGTCGCGCAGGAACACCTTGATGTCCTTGATGAGCAGGTGACGCCGCACCGGCGACAACGGCAGCAGGCGGGCCACGGCGTCGAGCGCGTGGAACCGCGCAAAGCGCGCCTTGCGCGCCTCCTGTGACTTGCTGAAGCCGGCGAAGTGC includes:
- a CDS encoding ATP-grasp domain-containing protein — encoded protein: MTLVHKGLEPPDEAPDQATASTASWRMEYDVVRTLKVLGHEVRVIGVHDDLTPIRATMDDFKPTITFNLMEAFDDVVVFDQNVVSYLELLKVPYTGCNPRGLTLSRDKGLAKKLMAYHRIPVPDFLVVPLGNKVKLPKRLQFPLIVKSLTYESSTGISQASVVENEEQLIKRVQFIHDTIMTPAIVEQFIDGRELYVGVIGNDRLQTFPVWEMSFSKMPENNWKIATERVKWSVKYQKKHGIDTAVATLPDDVSAKVQHLAKRVYRALDLSGYARIDMRLKANGELSVIEANPNPQLAHGEDFAESAQRAGVTYAKLIERIIGLGLQWQPSRMA
- a CDS encoding DUF1028 domain-containing protein, whose translation is MSRILIAALLLAVVTHAPANHLRQGYGGQEAGGYSEQDVPPAATAGDPWFGTFSIIAFDPATHELGVGVQSRAFGAGAAVPYAKPGVGAVATQASANRQYGPKAIALLEQGLSPAEVVKRITDEDPGRDSRQVAVIDTKGRSAVYTGKRVLDRNNDPKDLVHLGGFAGFAAGPNFSAQGNTLASEEVVKAMAAAYQSGKRSMAERLMDALDAGQAKGGDTRGMQSAGILVVRPLPPNSDSTVERIVDIRVDDHEEPFKELRRLLQMTTGVPNRLTAQSAELAKAGKFAEAIVEQRKALDINPRSEQLMYALAQRHAQAGDTKQALDYLGQAIRRQPKQWQQQAATDPMFAKLAPLPEFKRLVGA
- a CDS encoding PF20097 family protein, with protein sequence MPPLNCPRCRGELVAGGAVYGPGRMAFRPQDSKFFTLQTGDVMTKAMMCRECGVIEFVGDVAKLKRLLVGGADPTPGPTSAS